The Caldicoprobacter guelmensis genomic interval ACCCTTGCCCCTGCGGCAGCGGTAAAAAGTACAAGAAGTGCTGTGGGAAATTTGTGGAATAAAGGTTGTTTGAGAATTCAGGCTAAAGTAAGAGGATTGTTAATCAGAAACACCTATTAACAATCCTCTTACTTTAAGGTTTTCAGTTATTTTCAGAATTATCAGGTTAACACTTGACTCAGTGGCTGTTAAAAGCTTGAATTCAGTATATTTCAGTTGGCTTACTCCACTTTCGGCCTACACTTTCCCATGCGAGTATAGCAGCACCTACTACAGGCTTGGTTGCTAAAAGTGTTACCTTAGTCCCTGGCACATAAGCATGTAACTTTGACGAAATGTATTCTACCATCCAGGGGGCTCCTTTGAAGAGACTTCCTGCTAACACCACCGGTATATCTTCCCCCGACAGTTCCAATTTACTTATAATTGTCTTAGCCATAGTTACCGCTTCATCGCACACTCTGAACGCAATGCTTAATGCAACTTTATCACCTTTTGCTGCCACTTCAAAGAGAAGGGGTGCCATATGGATGATTTGCTCGCGATGGATTTTTCCGTAGTATAGAGCTTTGGCAAACTCATCATAATGGCAGTATCCGAAATATCTAAGCACCTCAGACTCCAGTAGCGTCTTGTCGCCTCGCCCGTCATAGCTGCGAAATGCCATGTGGAGCATTTCTTGTACAACCGATGACCCACCGCCCCAATCCCCAAAGGCATAGCCTTCACCGTAAAAGCGGAAATCACGACCATCCTTTCTCCTGCCATAGCCGTTGGTACCGCTACCCATGACAATAAGAACCCCCCAAAACTCGGGGCTTCCTGCCCTGAGGGCTATGACAGTATCATTTTCTACTAGGTACTTGTCGGCAATGCCGAGTGAAGACACAACCTGCGTTAACATTTCAAAATCCTCAGGGAAATCGGCTCCAGCAAGCCCGAAACATGCGGCTTTAAACTGTTTTATTTCCATTCCGGATTTTGCCTGTTCAATGGCCAAAAGCCAATTTTCTTTGGCCTTTTCAACGCCAACACTTTCGTAATTTCCGGGGCCAGAGCGTCCTATGCCAATTTTATTACCTTGTTCATCGATGATTAATGCTTCTGTTTTACTTCCACCGGCATCCACACCGAGAAAGTATTCCATATCTATACCTCCTCTAAATCAAAGTAGGAAACAATCCTGCATTGGCATCCATCAATGCATCTAAAATCTTTTCAGCAAGAGATATGGAAGATACCAAGGGATGTTGCGCTAGCGCCATGACAGCCTTGCTGTATGAACCTTCAATAGCAGCTTCAATAGTTAACTGTTCATAAGCCTTGACAGCTTGAATGGTACCACGTACGGTTGTTGGAAGTGTTCCGATCATGTAGGGCTTTAGCAGACTTCCGTCTATATATACTGGGATTTCGACTACAGCATCATCCGGCAAGTCCTTTATGGCACCATTATTCATCACGTTAATGATTTGAAATCCTCGTTTAAAGCCACATAGATGTTCAATAAGGTTTACTGCTGCTGTAGAATAAAAAGCACCACCGCGTTTTGAAAGCTGTGGAGGTTTTTCTGCCAATGTTGGATCTTTATAAAGTGTCAGCAATTCCTGCTCGATTTTTAAAACTTCTTCTGCACGCTTGGGTTTTTCCATGGCTTCCTTTACTTTCTCTTCGCGTAGATAATAATACCTTAAATAATAATTGGGAAACATGCCTAAATATTTGACAATCCGTTGTTCTTCGTTTGATAGAGGCAATTTGGCTAGAGCTTCAGTTGTTACGTCTTTTCCATTGACAAAAACCTTTCGCACAAAGCTTAAGTGATTTAACCCGAAGTAATCCAGAAACACATCTTCTGCTGTTACATCGAACATCCGTGCAAACATATTGCAAAAGTTGATAGGAGAATTGCATAAACCTATTGCCTTTACTGTGCTGTATTTTAAGAGCGCTTCGGTCACAATCCCGGACGGGTTTGTAAAGTTTATGAACCACGCTTTAGGGCAATGCTCCTGGACCTGTTTCGCAATACTTAAAACAACCGGTATGGTTCTTAGGGCATTTGCAAATCCGCCAGGGCCGGTGGTTTCTTGTCCTAGGACTCCAAATTGTAGCGGTACAGTTTCATCCATAAGCCTTGCACGGTTTCCGCCGATACGGACCTGGTTGATCACAAAATCTGCACCGGGTAATGTCTCTTCAAGATTTGTTGTTTTTGATAGTTCGATCTTCGCATCTGATGCATTAATCATGCGCTTCAAAAATTCATAGACGGTATTCATTTTTTGAACATCTGTATCGACCAATGTGATGCTTAGATCTTGTACCAAGTGGCTTAATCGTATAAAACCTTCCATAAGCTCGGGTGTATATGTACTACCCCCACCAATAATTACTACTTTCATATGCTGTTGACCTCCAGTCTAAAAATAAATGTTATTTGTGGGAAAACAGATTTTAAGTTGATTATATTATGACCTTTATAATCTTTATACAGGAATATATTCGACCCAAAATTCAAAAATCCTTTTTGAGAATAGTTGATTCTATGTATGTAAAATTTTGCTGCAAAAAACGAAATTTGCTTGAATGCGAGCTGCAAAGCTCAGTCTCTGGAGACGTAGCAATTTTGAAGCAAAAATGACAGGGCGTCATTTTTAGCGGCAATTGAACAAGATGTTCAATTGCCGCATGCAAAAATTGCAAGCCAAAGCGTTACTAATTTCAGCGAGCATTCCGCAAATGGAGTTTTTCAGCAATATCATAGTTTTAATTATGACAAATGCTTGGGATATTTGGGTCAAAAAGTACATAATGTTATAAAGTAGCTACCCCTTAAAAGGGTAGCTACTTTAATGTTATTCCTCCAGTTCCAGTTCTACGACGGTGTCAATCTCATCGGGCAACTTGGAGCTTCTAAAGTTGAGGAATATGGCATCGCCATAATGGTGTGCGTTCCACGGCTTTTGTAGACTCACTTCAGAACCATCGGCAAGTAGCCTTGCTCTTTTAACTTTGCCTTTTATGCCTTGGATGGCGATGGGGCCTATGCCCCTTTCAAATATGTGTGCATACAGTTTGTTGCCTTTCTTTGTATAGCGTCCCCATTCGGGTTTTGGCAGGCCGGCGTTGCCGCAGCCATAAATGCTCTCACCGTTTTTGCTCATCCATTTTCCGATCTCGGTGAGTATCTCGACGCTCTCCTCTGGGATTTCTCCCTTTGCGTTGGGGCCAACGTTGAGCAGGAGGTTTCCACCCTTGCTTACGCACTCGACCAGTGCCCTGATAAGCTGTTTGGGCGATTTAAAGTCCTTATCGGCGGCGGCATATCCCCAGTGGTTGTTCATGGTGATGCATGCTTCCCAGGGTATGGGATTGCCTGCTTCATCCACAACGCCTTCGGGCGGTATGATCTGTTCGGGGGAGGCAAAGTCGCCGGCATAGATTTCTTTATTTGCTGACCGGATGTTACCGCCCAGCCTGTCGTCTATTATAATATGAGGCTGCAACGAGCGGACCATTTTAACCAACTCGGTAGCCTTCCAGGTTTCGCCCGACATGTTGCTGTATGAAAAGTCAAACCACATTATATCGATTTTTCCGTAGTTGGTGAGGAGCTCCTTTACCTGTCCATGCATGTATTCTATGTATCGAGAAAAATCGTGTTTCTTGTCCTTCCAGGCTTCATTGTCCCTCATGGGGTGAAAGCTGTCTCCGTATGCCGGATAATCGGGATGATGCCAGTCAAGCAGGGAATAATAAAACCCCACCTTTAGGCCTTCGCTCCTGAAAGCCTCAACGTATTCTTTGATGAGGTCCCTGCCTGCAGGGGTGTTGGTTGCCTTGTAATCTGTGAGCTTGCTGTCGAATAGGCAGAAGCCGTCATGGTGTTTTGTTGTCATAACAGCATATTTCATACCGGCTTTTTTTGCCAGGGCCGCCCATTCTTTGGGATTGTAGTTTACGGGATTGAACTCCTCAAAAAACGGCTGATAGTTTTCGATTGAGAGCCTTTCGTGGCTCCTTACCCATTCGCCCCTTGCCGGGATAGCGTATATGCCCCAGTGGATAAACATGCCAAAGCGAGCCTTTACAAACCATTCGATGCGCTCATTTGCTGTTAACATGCAATTAACCCCCTTTTCAAAGTACAAATAACGAAATTCTAAACAGATTATATTGAATTTGTGGTATAATAAAAATGGAGATTTTTAATATTTGGTTGTGCAAAACTAACTTTTTGCGTATAAAGGGTTGGTATGGTGAAACATGACAAGGCGCTGCTTATAAAGAACTACCTGTC includes:
- a CDS encoding N-acetylglucosamine kinase, which gives rise to MEYFLGVDAGGSKTEALIIDEQGNKIGIGRSGPGNYESVGVEKAKENWLLAIEQAKSGMEIKQFKAACFGLAGADFPEDFEMLTQVVSSLGIADKYLVENDTVIALRAGSPEFWGVLIVMGSGTNGYGRRKDGRDFRFYGEGYAFGDWGGGSSVVQEMLHMAFRSYDGRGDKTLLESEVLRYFGYCHYDEFAKALYYGKIHREQIIHMAPLLFEVAAKGDKVALSIAFRVCDEAVTMAKTIISKLELSGEDIPVVLAGSLFKGAPWMVEYISSKLHAYVPGTKVTLLATKPVVGAAILAWESVGRKWSKPTEIY
- a CDS encoding alpha-L-fucosidase, encoding MLTANERIEWFVKARFGMFIHWGIYAIPARGEWVRSHERLSIENYQPFFEEFNPVNYNPKEWAALAKKAGMKYAVMTTKHHDGFCLFDSKLTDYKATNTPAGRDLIKEYVEAFRSEGLKVGFYYSLLDWHHPDYPAYGDSFHPMRDNEAWKDKKHDFSRYIEYMHGQVKELLTNYGKIDIMWFDFSYSNMSGETWKATELVKMVRSLQPHIIIDDRLGGNIRSANKEIYAGDFASPEQIIPPEGVVDEAGNPIPWEACITMNNHWGYAAADKDFKSPKQLIRALVECVSKGGNLLLNVGPNAKGEIPEESVEILTEIGKWMSKNGESIYGCGNAGLPKPEWGRYTKKGNKLYAHIFERGIGPIAIQGIKGKVKRARLLADGSEVSLQKPWNAHHYGDAIFLNFRSSKLPDEIDTVVELELEE
- a CDS encoding 6-phospho-beta-glucosidase — translated: MKVVIIGGGSTYTPELMEGFIRLSHLVQDLSITLVDTDVQKMNTVYEFLKRMINASDAKIELSKTTNLEETLPGADFVINQVRIGGNRARLMDETVPLQFGVLGQETTGPGGFANALRTIPVVLSIAKQVQEHCPKAWFINFTNPSGIVTEALLKYSTVKAIGLCNSPINFCNMFARMFDVTAEDVFLDYFGLNHLSFVRKVFVNGKDVTTEALAKLPLSNEEQRIVKYLGMFPNYYLRYYYLREEKVKEAMEKPKRAEEVLKIEQELLTLYKDPTLAEKPPQLSKRGGAFYSTAAVNLIEHLCGFKRGFQIINVMNNGAIKDLPDDAVVEIPVYIDGSLLKPYMIGTLPTTVRGTIQAVKAYEQLTIEAAIEGSYSKAVMALAQHPLVSSISLAEKILDALMDANAGLFPTLI